One part of the Marichromatium purpuratum 984 genome encodes these proteins:
- a CDS encoding ABC-type transport auxiliary lipoprotein family protein, which translates to MVPLIRPLLLLAPLLLVACAGGEPIERDRFYRLAPPPPPSTTTARLDASVQVRDLAARGFLGGRQILYRTGTEPREVGRYDSLLWEEPLPGALADALAEGLRATGPFARVHAPAERVEADYVLSGELIRFEHLPEAAPPRVAATLGLTLQRARARTPLWRTRLTLDEPLAESSPAAMAAAFERLAARLVEQAVTALATQRPGWR; encoded by the coding sequence ATGGTTCCGCTGATCCGTCCACTGCTGCTGCTCGCGCCCCTGCTGCTCGTCGCCTGCGCCGGCGGCGAGCCGATCGAGCGCGACCGCTTCTACCGTCTCGCACCACCGCCACCGCCCTCGACCACCACCGCCCGGCTCGACGCCAGCGTGCAGGTGCGCGACCTGGCCGCGCGCGGCTTCCTCGGCGGTCGCCAGATCCTCTATCGCACCGGCACCGAGCCGCGCGAGGTCGGACGCTACGACAGCCTGCTGTGGGAGGAGCCGCTGCCCGGCGCGCTCGCCGACGCCCTCGCCGAGGGCTTGCGCGCGACCGGTCCCTTCGCCCGGGTACACGCCCCGGCCGAGCGGGTCGAGGCCGACTACGTCCTCAGCGGCGAGCTGATCCGCTTCGAGCACCTGCCCGAGGCCGCCCCGCCCCGGGTCGCCGCCACCCTCGGCCTGACCCTGCAGCGGGCACGCGCGAGGACGCCGCTGTGGCGCACCCGCCTGACGCTCGACGAGCCGCTCGCCGAGTCCAGCCCGGCGGCGATGGCCGCGGCCTTCGAGCGACTCGCCGCACGTCTGGTCGAGCAGGCGGTGACGGCGCTCGCGACGCAACGCCCGGGGTGGCGATGA
- a CDS encoding MlaD family protein — MSERLERLYSPPEIDAPGKRQGRAMRRDLRAAGLFVVLMAAAFVALLVVLWPGRLGEGYRLVATFPDATGLAPGIPVIQDGYRIGRVERIEPVFASAAEPTPCGERAPLRPCFRALLRIADDWPLAADSRARIGSAGLLEGSAIKIAPGTSANRLAPGAQLPTLAPEPDLMGQLGALTASLDTLVAETITPALQSIARQIATIEALLGTGEAATGNQARLAGALDHLRALTAKLDAAVDGESIAATLEAVEALTTNLAEVSGAVAAQRDALERAVADYGALANEVRALVADNRPALRHSLDDTQALLQTMNNALLPILTNIEDASRNLSALSRALRENPASLLQGHPTEERTPWFR; from the coding sequence ATGAGCGAGCGGCTCGAACGGCTCTACTCGCCGCCCGAGATCGACGCCCCGGGCAAGCGTCAGGGACGGGCGATGCGTCGCGACCTGCGCGCCGCCGGGCTGTTCGTGGTGCTGATGGCGGCGGCCTTCGTCGCCCTGCTGGTGGTGCTGTGGCCGGGACGGCTCGGCGAGGGCTACCGCCTGGTGGCGACCTTTCCCGACGCCACCGGGCTCGCCCCCGGCATCCCGGTGATCCAGGACGGCTACCGCATCGGCCGGGTCGAGCGCATCGAGCCGGTGTTCGCCAGCGCCGCCGAGCCCACCCCCTGCGGTGAACGCGCGCCGCTGCGCCCCTGCTTCCGCGCGCTGCTGCGGATCGCCGACGACTGGCCGCTGGCCGCCGACAGCCGGGCGCGGATCGGCTCGGCTGGGCTGCTCGAGGGCAGCGCGATCAAGATCGCCCCCGGCACCTCGGCCAACCGGCTCGCGCCCGGGGCGCAACTCCCCACTCTCGCCCCCGAGCCGGACCTGATGGGCCAGCTCGGTGCGCTCACCGCGAGCCTCGACACCCTGGTCGCCGAGACCATCACCCCGGCGCTGCAGAGCATCGCCCGCCAGATCGCCACCATCGAGGCGCTGCTCGGCACCGGCGAGGCGGCCACCGGCAACCAGGCACGGCTCGCCGGCGCGCTCGATCATCTGCGCGCGCTCACCGCCAAGCTCGACGCCGCCGTCGACGGCGAGTCGATCGCCGCCACCCTGGAGGCGGTCGAGGCGCTCACCACCAACCTCGCCGAGGTCAGCGGTGCGGTGGCCGCGCAGCGCGACGCGCTCGAACGCGCGGTGGCCGACTACGGCGCGCTCGCCAACGAGGTCCGCGCCCTGGTCGCCGACAACCGCCCGGCGCTGCGCCACAGCCTCGATGACACCCAGGCGCTGCTGCAGACCATGAACAACGCGCTGCTGCCGATCCTCACCAACATCGAGGACGCCAGCCGCAACCTCTCGGCGCTCTCGCGCGCGCTGCGCGAGAACCCCGCCAGCCTGCTCCAGGGCCATCCCACCGAGGAACGCACCCCATGGTTCCGCTGA
- a CDS encoding RyR domain-containing protein, which translates to MIERPRPLVCGAPPLAATLAARLDARLIPPEQLARLRPRASQPVVLLDPPDPAALIAALATRLAGARRPRRLILIHRDPRAPTLSTLAAASPLRVETLDLATTGARALFARWPLHLGCDVAAGQHPHLLLVGRTTPAEALLRQALLGAHYGERRLRITLLDPDPAAAAAWFRATQPQGETIAELRCATPEAPALDADTPVSLALICDPSRAAAHAARLRQQLAVASGTSPALIAVATAPWPAGARADWDGQTQPFSLIADACTPETLFAGRADQLARTIHEHYRDSVAAQGRDPDGEPGGQPWARLAESFRGANRHQADHMLAKLAVVDCRAVPEERVAGFAFTAAEIERLARIEHRRWAADRRLDGWTHAPVRDNARKHHPQLVDYDALSEPMKDLDRFAVRGVPTLLARAGLGIQRLLIVALIEPASSETPPPPRRLVSDALGRLHARYPDRALVLATGLGSPLTRALAAQAIEHPATGLWLLHQRSLSAQLADCTDPATRTTLLDLVARAERRLPLGAGGLAGWIAKRAEIAWHPTPPETGARPLKRLWLAPGGRRLVWDFEY; encoded by the coding sequence ATGATCGAGCGTCCCCGGCCCCTGGTCTGCGGTGCCCCACCGCTGGCCGCAACGCTCGCCGCCCGGCTCGACGCCCGGCTAATCCCCCCCGAGCAACTGGCGCGACTGCGGCCCCGAGCAAGCCAGCCGGTGGTCCTGCTCGACCCGCCCGACCCCGCCGCCCTGATCGCAGCGCTCGCCACCCGGCTCGCCGGCGCACGTCGTCCGCGCCGACTGATCCTGATCCATCGCGACCCACGAGCGCCGACGCTGTCGACGCTCGCCGCCGCTAGCCCGCTGCGGGTCGAGACCCTCGACCTCGCCACCACCGGCGCGCGCGCCCTGTTCGCGCGCTGGCCGCTGCACCTCGGCTGCGACGTCGCCGCCGGACAGCACCCCCACCTGCTGCTCGTCGGTCGCACGACACCGGCCGAGGCGTTGCTGCGCCAGGCGCTGCTCGGCGCCCACTATGGCGAGCGGCGGCTGCGCATCACCCTGCTCGACCCCGACCCAGCGGCGGCCGCCGCCTGGTTCCGCGCCACCCAGCCCCAGGGCGAAACGATCGCCGAGCTGCGCTGCGCCACCCCGGAGGCGCCGGCACTCGATGCCGACACGCCGGTGAGCCTGGCGCTGATCTGCGACCCGTCACGGGCCGCCGCGCACGCCGCCCGGCTGCGCCAACAACTCGCCGTCGCAAGCGGCACCTCGCCAGCGCTGATCGCCGTGGCCACCGCGCCCTGGCCAGCCGGCGCACGCGCCGACTGGGACGGCCAGACCCAGCCCTTCTCGCTGATCGCCGATGCCTGCACGCCCGAGACCCTGTTTGCCGGGCGCGCCGACCAGCTCGCACGCACCATCCACGAGCACTATCGCGACAGCGTCGCCGCCCAGGGTCGCGACCCCGATGGCGAGCCCGGCGGCCAACCCTGGGCGCGGCTGGCCGAGTCCTTCCGCGGCGCCAACCGCCACCAGGCCGACCACATGCTCGCCAAGCTCGCCGTGGTCGACTGTCGCGCGGTCCCCGAGGAGCGGGTCGCGGGCTTCGCCTTCACCGCAGCCGAGATCGAGCGTCTCGCCCGCATCGAGCACCGGCGCTGGGCCGCCGACCGTCGGCTCGACGGCTGGACTCACGCCCCGGTGCGCGACAACGCACGCAAGCACCACCCGCAACTGGTCGACTACGACGCCCTCAGCGAACCGATGAAGGACCTCGATCGCTTCGCGGTACGCGGCGTACCGACCCTGCTCGCACGCGCCGGACTCGGCATCCAGCGCCTGTTGATCGTCGCCCTGATCGAGCCCGCCTCCAGCGAGACGCCCCCGCCACCGCGCCGACTCGTCAGCGATGCACTCGGGCGGCTGCACGCACGCTACCCCGACCGCGCCCTAGTGCTCGCCACCGGCCTCGGCTCGCCGCTCACCCGCGCACTCGCCGCCCAGGCGATCGAGCACCCCGCCACCGGGCTGTGGCTGCTGCACCAGCGCTCGCTGTCGGCACAGCTCGCCGACTGTACCGATCCGGCGACACGCACGACCCTGCTCGATCTGGTCGCCCGGGCCGAGCGACGCCTGCCGCTCGGCGCCGGGGGACTGGCCGGGTGGATCGCCAAGCGTGCCGAGATCGCCTGGCACCCGACGCCCCCGGAGACGGGCGCGCGCCCGCTCAAACGGCTGTGGCTCGCCCCCGGGGGACGGCGGCTCGTCTGGGACTTCGAGTACTGA
- a CDS encoding MlaE family ABC transporter permease, with protein MHHPNRPLTGPAGVLERLGLGAIALADCLWLYLRILGGRARLDLPAFAAALRQSGLSVLPALTLVSIVLGLILGRQGELLLAGFALPDALLISLTYAIALELLPVLIGILVAGRAGVALAVRQAGLAVSGELDGLLVNGIDPIRYTLAPALLAMLLMSAAFAVWTLLVTGLTTWVWLWASVALSPARLVETLAHAIGPADLVGALVKPPLFALLVAPLACVNGIAAGRDPRGIARAATATMLGAIGLILVADLLYLLLIG; from the coding sequence ATGCACCACCCCAACCGCCCACTCACCGGCCCCGCCGGCGTGCTCGAACGACTCGGCCTCGGCGCCATCGCCCTGGCCGACTGTCTGTGGCTCTATCTGCGCATCCTCGGCGGTCGCGCCCGGCTCGACCTGCCGGCCTTCGCCGCCGCGCTGCGCCAGTCCGGGCTCTCGGTGCTGCCGGCGCTGACCCTGGTGAGCATCGTCCTCGGGCTGATCCTCGGGCGTCAGGGCGAACTGTTGCTCGCCGGCTTCGCCCTGCCCGACGCACTGCTGATCTCGCTGACCTATGCCATCGCCCTGGAGCTACTCCCGGTGCTGATCGGCATCCTCGTCGCCGGTCGCGCCGGGGTGGCGCTGGCGGTGCGTCAGGCGGGGCTGGCGGTGAGCGGGGAGCTCGACGGCCTGCTGGTCAACGGCATCGACCCGATCCGCTACACCCTCGCCCCGGCACTGCTGGCGATGCTGCTGATGAGCGCGGCCTTCGCGGTGTGGACCCTGCTGGTCACCGGCCTGACCACCTGGGTCTGGCTGTGGGCGAGCGTGGCACTCAGCCCGGCGCGACTGGTCGAGACCCTGGCCCACGCCATCGGCCCGGCCGACCTCGTCGGCGCCTTGGTCAAGCCACCGCTGTTCGCCCTGCTGGTCGCGCCGCTGGCCTGCGTCAACGGCATCGCCGCCGGGCGCGACCCGCGCGGTATCGCCCGCGCCGCCACCGCCACCATGCTCGGCGCGATCGGGCTGATCCTGGTCGCGGACCTGCTCTATCTGCTGCTGATCGGCTGA
- a CDS encoding cell division ATP-binding protein FtsE, which yields MSTPSSDPTPPPALAIAGLYQHVAGHSALADLDLTLPAGEWLLICGPNGAGKSLLSRLVLGLDHPSAGTIALFGQDLARLDGGAMRQLRRRLGAVLQGGSLLADRSVLENLLLPLRETPLRRAELARAARLVVTLLRLDGLEHHPPRALSLGQRRRVELARALIHQPDLLVWDGVGDGLDPSALGEILEMLDTVRRNRAMTLIAIDNTPAALLAHCAHALVLDHGRAVYAGPSAALREAAAERIELRAALRGWR from the coding sequence ATGTCCACCCCGTCATCGGATCCCACCCCACCACCGGCGCTTGCCATCGCCGGACTCTACCAGCATGTCGCCGGGCACAGCGCGCTGGCCGACCTCGATCTAACCCTGCCCGCTGGCGAGTGGTTGCTGATCTGCGGCCCCAACGGCGCCGGCAAGAGCCTGCTCAGCCGACTGGTGCTGGGACTCGACCACCCCTCGGCGGGTACAATCGCCCTGTTCGGGCAGGACCTCGCGCGGCTCGACGGCGGCGCGATGCGCCAACTGCGCCGACGCCTCGGTGCGGTGCTCCAGGGCGGCTCGCTGCTGGCCGATCGCAGCGTGCTCGAGAACCTGCTGCTGCCGCTGCGCGAGACACCGCTGCGCCGCGCCGAGCTGGCACGCGCGGCACGACTGGTGGTCACCCTGCTACGGCTCGACGGACTCGAACACCACCCGCCGCGCGCACTCTCGCTGGGCCAGCGGCGACGCGTCGAACTCGCCCGCGCACTCATCCACCAACCCGACCTGCTGGTCTGGGACGGGGTCGGCGACGGTCTCGACCCCAGCGCGCTCGGCGAAATCCTGGAGATGCTCGACACCGTGCGACGCAACCGTGCCATGACCCTGATCGCCATCGACAACACCCCGGCCGCGCTCCTCGCCCACTGCGCGCACGCGCTGGTGCTCGACCACGGTCGGGCCGTCTACGCCGGGCCGAGCGCCGCGCTGCGCGAGGCCGCCGCCGAGCGCATCGAGCTGCGCGCGGCGCTGCGGGGGTGGCGATGA